In Drosophila nasuta strain 15112-1781.00 chromosome 2R, ASM2355853v1, whole genome shotgun sequence, a single genomic region encodes these proteins:
- the LOC132786107 gene encoding RCC1 domain-containing protein 1 isoform X2, translating to MRRQLLFTGFNAFGQHKSSKNSDRTSGRCVALTEIQLPANATDNWIVALSWRYTAYATGSKLWLMGLLDAAPFEQLEVEAPSAIKALAVCDAHCLVLLQNGELYKLPAKLDAKLQQLKLEVPQVAQKRSIFGIAKITPNLITHVACGSYINVAISAANMVYSLPSCLHQFPQHPWRVQQLECGQEHALLLNGNGDVYSWGNGLRGQLGQVTLGVEETPQLIEALAGIKITQIAAGGWHSAAISAFGDLYTWGLNSNGQLGMRVMKPDGILKEPTVYPLPQVHDLPACCVASADDDESADQCEPVKVIAGSRHTMLLRSCGRLWATGWSAHGQLGKEPKKPAFVDAFEVVCDKVRDKNYDYGIYLINLIWNYT from the exons ATGAGGAGACAGTTACTATTTACGGGGTTCAATGCATTCGGGCAACACAAAAGCAGCAAGAACAGCGACCGCACTTCCGGTCGCTGTGTTGCCTTAACTG AAATACAGTTGCCCGCCAATGCAACAGACAATTGGATTGTTGCGCTCAGCTGGCGTTACACAGCTTATGCTACGGGCTCGAAGCTATGGCTGATGGGATTACTCGACGCGGCGCCGTTTGAACAATTGGAAGTGGAGGCTCCCTCGGCTATAAAGGCGTTAGCTGTTTGTGATGCACATTGTCTAGTGCTGCTGCAGAATGGCGAACTCTATAAGCTGCCGGCCAAGTTGGACGCCAAGCTGCAGCAGCTTAAACTGGAAGTTCCTCAGGTTGCTCAAAAGCGATCTATATTTGGCATAGCCAAAATAACTCCTAATCTAATCACTCACGTTGCCTGCGGTTCATATATCAATGTGGCCATCAGTGCAGCGAATATGGTCTATAGCCTGCCCAGCTGCTTGCATCAGTTTCCACAGCATCCGTGGCGTGTGCAACAGTTGGAGTGTGGACAGGAGCATGCACTGCTCCtcaatggcaatggcgatgTCTATAGCTGGGGCAATGGACT TCGCGGACAACTTGGTCAGGTGACACTTGGAGTGGAGGAGACGCCTCAACTAATAGAGGCGTTGGCTGGCATTAAA ATAACTCAAATTGCTGCTGGTGGCTGGCACAGTGCGGCAATCTCTGCATTCGGTGATCTCTATACGTGGGGCCTAAATTCTAATGGCCAATTGGGTATGCGTGTAATGAAACCAGATGGTATACTCAAGGAACCAACGGTTTATCCATTGCCCCAGGTTCATGATTTGCCTGCATGTTGTGTAGCTTccgctgatgatgatgaatcTGCGGATCAATGTGAGCCTGTCAAAGTTATTGCAGGATCACGTCACACAATGCTTTTGCGTAGTTGTGGCCGCCTTTGGGCCACAGGCTGGAGTGCCCATGGACAACTGGGCAAAGAACCGAAAAAGCCAGCGTTTGTTGATGCTTTTGAAGTGGTCTGTGATAAAGTCAGAGACA AGAACTATGACTATGGAATTTATCtgataaatttaatatggAATTATACATGA
- the LOC132786107 gene encoding RCC1 domain-containing protein 1 isoform X1, producing MRRQLLFTGFNAFGQHKSSKNSDRTSGRCVALTEIQLPANATDNWIVALSWRYTAYATGSKLWLMGLLDAAPFEQLEVEAPSAIKALAVCDAHCLVLLQNGELYKLPAKLDAKLQQLKLEVPQVAQKRSIFGIAKITPNLITHVACGSYINVAISAANMVYSLPSCLHQFPQHPWRVQQLECGQEHALLLNGNGDVYSWGNGLRGQLGQVTLGVEETPQLIEALAGIKITQIAAGGWHSAAISAFGDLYTWGLNSNGQLGMRVMKPDGILKEPTVYPLPQVHDLPACCVASADDDESADQCEPVKVIAGSRHTMLLRSCGRLWATGWSAHGQLGKEPKKPAFVDAFEVVCDKVRDSKYHVICGPWATLLVLSK from the exons ATGAGGAGACAGTTACTATTTACGGGGTTCAATGCATTCGGGCAACACAAAAGCAGCAAGAACAGCGACCGCACTTCCGGTCGCTGTGTTGCCTTAACTG AAATACAGTTGCCCGCCAATGCAACAGACAATTGGATTGTTGCGCTCAGCTGGCGTTACACAGCTTATGCTACGGGCTCGAAGCTATGGCTGATGGGATTACTCGACGCGGCGCCGTTTGAACAATTGGAAGTGGAGGCTCCCTCGGCTATAAAGGCGTTAGCTGTTTGTGATGCACATTGTCTAGTGCTGCTGCAGAATGGCGAACTCTATAAGCTGCCGGCCAAGTTGGACGCCAAGCTGCAGCAGCTTAAACTGGAAGTTCCTCAGGTTGCTCAAAAGCGATCTATATTTGGCATAGCCAAAATAACTCCTAATCTAATCACTCACGTTGCCTGCGGTTCATATATCAATGTGGCCATCAGTGCAGCGAATATGGTCTATAGCCTGCCCAGCTGCTTGCATCAGTTTCCACAGCATCCGTGGCGTGTGCAACAGTTGGAGTGTGGACAGGAGCATGCACTGCTCCtcaatggcaatggcgatgTCTATAGCTGGGGCAATGGACT TCGCGGACAACTTGGTCAGGTGACACTTGGAGTGGAGGAGACGCCTCAACTAATAGAGGCGTTGGCTGGCATTAAA ATAACTCAAATTGCTGCTGGTGGCTGGCACAGTGCGGCAATCTCTGCATTCGGTGATCTCTATACGTGGGGCCTAAATTCTAATGGCCAATTGGGTATGCGTGTAATGAAACCAGATGGTATACTCAAGGAACCAACGGTTTATCCATTGCCCCAGGTTCATGATTTGCCTGCATGTTGTGTAGCTTccgctgatgatgatgaatcTGCGGATCAATGTGAGCCTGTCAAAGTTATTGCAGGATCACGTCACACAATGCTTTTGCGTAGTTGTGGCCGCCTTTGGGCCACAGGCTGGAGTGCCCATGGACAACTGGGCAAAGAACCGAAAAAGCCAGCGTTTGTTGATGCTTTTGAAGTGGTCTGTGATAAAGTCAGAGACAGTAAGTATCATGTTATCTGTGGCCCTTGGGCCACATTACTTGTGTTGtctaaataa